The genomic stretch CTCCTCCCAAGCCGTCAAACGACTGGATGTGATTCCATACCAGAGGGTAGTTGAGTTGTACCAGCTCGGCATCAAACGGCGGACTttgctcctgctgctggccgtcgGTGAGGACCCAAACCGTTATCACGCCGGCCAGGGCAGATAACAGGAGGAACCGTAGCCGGCGGCGGATTAGACCATGCGGGAGTAGCATGGCTTATGTGATTTTGGACGGGGACCGCGGGCGCCCTTTCGTAAAAGACGCAGTCACGCACGCACGCAATGGAGCATCAAGAGACTCGCGCACCGAGCAACTGGCGATGCTACAGTACTTTGTCCGCTTCCTGCAGCGGCGCTCTCAATCAAGTCTAGCCGCCTCTCTCGGGGGGTTCCCGATTGCCTGTTGACAGCACGAATTACGGGACAATCGACGGTTAGCTCTCTTTGCCATGTACAATGGGAGTTTGTACCGGTTTGCTTTGTCCAGATGGAGCCTCCAGGCCTGATATTTTCTTCAAGAGCAAGGCAAGGCCAACGCAGCACGgcgcagcacagcacagGCCATTAACCAAACACGCCAAAATCCAACACGTCGCAGAATTCGCACGCCAAAATCCTTAGGGGGCGGTAGCTCGGCGTTCTCGGCCGTTCTCCGAGCTggggttcttttttttttcctttctcaaTTCGCTAAGCCCCTGCGACCAGTGATCCGTAGGCGAGCAACACCGTCCAGTCAGATTCATTGTTTGCGGCAATAGTTGGGCGCCAACCGTGGCGCAGCCAAGACATGGAAGCCGGGGTGGGCTTCTGcatgaggaaaaaaaaggccactTACTagagacgatgacgatgtgcGTGGAGACAGACGGtgaaaaagggaaaaatagaagaaagaatagAATCGACTCCTGAGATAAGCAATCAACGATAAGGTGATACTTGCCTAGTACCTGGTCATCACGAGGCAGGTATTCTGCCTTCTTCCTTCCCTGTTTCAGCGCAGCTTCTGCCAGGcaagtgctgctgctctgcccCTTCCCACATTCCTCAGGCGTGCCTCGTGTGGGGCCGGGTCTCGATTGCGGCGGGAAGGAGGGTCACCCGTAAGAGCTCCTTCCACTCTGGTTGGTGCAATTTACAGGCCTACCGTCGCCTAGTACCGACCCGGTAGCGGAACAGCGACTAGAGACTTCGTCCCTGTTTGCTAGGCCAGCATAggccagctccaggccgCGACTAGGCCAAGGTACCTCCATGGCGTGGTTCAGCAGAGCCTCGACTTGGCCGTGACTTGGCCACGGCTAGCTCCAGATTCGAAAAAGCTTGGCACTGTAGATCCAAAAGCTTAGCCATGACTGCTGCGGCTGGAGTACCCTCGTGGTACCGGGTACGAAAAGTACGCCGGCTGCCGTTTTCCCTTGTTGCTGCCCGTATTTTCACGCCTCAACAGATGGAGATTCCGTTTAATAACTCTCCCCTCAATCAGCTGTCAATACGAGTAAGCAATCTGAATCACTTAATGCCGATCAGCCGAGACACACAGAACGTCTTAGTAGaccaaagatggagagaaaaataaattcaAGGCTCTATTAACGGGTATTATTCAAAAAAGGCATTAGAAGAATTTGtacaaaaaaaagtgaatGAGAAATTGCGAGAggcccttttcttttacagGCCCTACATGATCCTCGCGGTGTGTTTGTGCGCTGTTTTGCTCCTGTTTAGTTGTTGTTATACATAGGAAAAAAATGACGAGAGTGTGTTTATACAAATGAGCGATCGCCCTTGAAGTTCCACCACACCCTCCGCAGGATCAGTCTTCTCCGCACAATAAGAGCCAGCACGACGCCgacgcagaagaagacgatttGGTGCAACCGTCGGCCCAGCGATGTGATGAAGCGGGCATCGTAGGAATGCCACGATGAGCTGCCGAGGTGCTCAAAAATGGGCGTTGTGACACGCCCATTGAGGCTGTGCAACGGTCCGGGGAGGATCTTCAGGTCGCTGCGATCCGACTCAAAGGCGTGGATGACCGAGGCATAGTGGCAGCCCGTGCTGAACATGACAGTCGCGTAAGGGAGGCCCAGCCAGTGTTTGTTGTAGGTGGCGAGATTTCTGACAACGTCGCCGATGAATTGGTTGCGCTTGCTAGACATCATGAAGCCAACGGAGAAGCCGACGGGATGAGCTTCGGGAGCCACAAAGTCGAATCGTCGCAGGGGACCCAGAGCTCGTGTGCACTTGAGATCCATGTCGAGGACAACGCCGCCGTATTCATACAGAAGCATGTAGCGCAGGGCGTCAATTCGCTCCACGGGGTAGGTGTAGCTATCCCACATCTCCTTGAGGTCGGGGAACTTTTCCTCGACAAACTTGGAGGCCTTGTCATCAGTCCAGATGTTTGCCTCCCAGCCTGGGTGCATGTCGACGCAGCTCTGGACCGTCTCCTTCCACTCCGTCCTCCAGTTCGTGCTGTGTTTGCCGAGGGCGATGTGATGTAGGATGGGGGGCACGACATCTTCGTAGGGGGCAGCTGAGACTTGGTTTATGCTGTAATTGGAGAATGTGACGTCGAAGTTATCTCTCTCTTGTGAGAGGATGAATGTGTCGCGATGGATGGGCCAGTAGGCGGGAAGGGCGGCCAGCGTCCATGATGTGTAGAGAAGATGgcggaagagaaagacggCCGACGCGAAGCTCACAATCGTTAACCAGAAGAAGGTCCGGGCTCTTTTTTCGACAGTGTCGCCAAAAATCGTTGCGCGTTCTTTAATCATGATGTCGATGCTAGATGGCTAGCactgaagagaagaagaagaagaaggaaaaaggggaGTGAGAAGGATAGATAAACGGGTGTGGAGCGGTATAGTATCGTTTTTCTCTCGGACTCTTGGTACCAACGACGGTGACACTCTGTTCGATTTTCAACCACAATGGCAAAACGGATGAATAAGAATAAGAGGGTTATTATTCGAGTATTAAAGTTTAGTTGAACATGGCTCGTGGCGAGATAAAATAGGTTTGTGGGGGTGTAAAGAGAGAAATAGAGTggtcaagagagagaggctgtgTGTTTCAAAGTTGGAGATTGCGGCGCGGTATCTCGACTAGATTTTTATTCTCAACAGCCTCAGGGTGTCTCGTAATTCCGCTTTCTTTCTGACTACTGCTCTTGACAGCATAGCCTCCCCCCAGTCAAGAGTACGTTGGATCTCCAGTAGCGCGTAGGTGGACTATGCCAATGCGCACCTGGCGAAAAGGAGGAGCCTCCACCACTGCAGCCATCCTTACGACAGAGCTGGCGTGGATCGCTAACCGTACCCGGCCTTGGGTAGCGACACAAAGCCACCCCCCCTGCCCTTCCTTCGTCTTTTCTACGGACACTTGGAGGGGGCGGGGGCGTTTGGTCTGTTACAGTGGCAGTGGTAGATACAGTAGTCGACGCAGATGAAGGCTAGAAATAGAATCCTGTTGAAACATCATACCGGTTCTAGCACTGGCTGCTTCAACAGTGCTTACGACCCAAtctatttttttcctccctATTCAACATCTAGTATATACTGCAGAGCCTCAATACTAATCAACATGTTGCTCTCGAAAAGGGCATGGACCTGCGGGAGAATTCCACTGGATAGGAACCCTGTATGCGAGAAAGAGAACTGAGAgatggggagagagaggagccGCTAATAGACCACGAGTGCTACGGAGTACAGGCATTTGTATTTGCACCATGTACTACAAGTATCTTTTTAAATAGCCCTGCACGTCTGACTCCTAGCATTGGCTCGTCAGAGTGACATGATCTAAGGCACGCTAACCCCCGTCGCTTAGTATTCCGCCTCAGCAGCTTAATTTGCTTTTAAAGCCCAGATGGCCTGCCACGCGCATTGAATGGCAACTGGTTCGCCATGATAGGGCTGGCTAAATAAGCCCTAGAGCGGCTCGGCCATGCCCCAAAACAACCAAGCAAAAGCATGTTAGCCAGCGGCCATCCCGCAGGCAAAGCATACATAGCATGCGGCAACATTACACGTACCGACTCGGCGAGCTGACCTAGACCCAGGCCAGAGCTGCGCTTATAAGGGTGCCTGTTGCTCTCTTGTCCCACGCCAAGCATTGCATTGCCTAATTGAGCGGCTCTACACCGGGAAATCGGCAAGGTTTGTGGCTTCTTTGGTCGGAAcgctggcttggcttgggcttgggcttggaaTGGGCCACGGCATATTTCACACAATGCACGGCTGTCGGCTGAACTCATGTAATCGGTACATTAGTGCTACTAGTAGTGTCGTTGCCGTCCTTGGCACAGGACACCATCTTTTCGGCGGTAGAAGAGCTGCCGGAGAAAAGCAATTGCAGCTAGAAAGTGCTAAGGCGCCATGATGCGTTGAGTGCCTAGGTACCTAGGCAAGCAATCGTATAGATACACCGGATGATTCATCTGTACAGCCTCAGCAGGGCCACGGCATAGCATCACCGCGTCGCAGGTCCAATTTCAAAGCCCGCCGGGGGAAAAGTACCCGGTactcgtacttgtacatcacatcacatcacatgTTATGTCACCCTCTCTTGGCAGGGATCCGCAGCTGGTTCCGTCGTGCTAATCTTACCTTGACCACGGGGTTCGCACGCAGCTCTCCAGAGGGCGTCTGCCGTTGGCGTCTGTCAAACTCGTACCTCGTCCCTACCGCGTGCTGTTCGGTACAAGGCCGGTGGCGTGGCACACCCCCCTTAACTGCTTCTTGAACTTGCACCACTACTTGTTGGTGGCTCTGTGCCTCGCAGCCCGCGGGCTCTGGTCAAAGCGCCAGTCAAGCTTTTTGAGACATCGAGCCATCTGGTTCCAGAACGGATGCTGGCCGGTAGTGCGTGTTCTTGTGCTTGCTTGCGTGTACCAGGTACGAGCAGCTGGTTCGTCCCTACCTACTACCGAGTGCCACGTCGTTTCGCTACGTTGCTACCTAGTTGGGCACAGTTTACTCATCAAGCTTATTCCATTTCCTGGGACGCCAAGCACAAACACGGGGCTGAAATATTGGGGGCTCTCGCCATCGGCTTCCTAACTCGAGGGTCGCTCTTCTTTATTCCCTTTTTATTGTAtctctttcccctccctTGCCTGATTGACTTCCGGGTTATTTTTATCTCTCGTGGACCGAGCTGGCTAGCTGACCATGGCTCGCAAAATCCGCGATTCTACCATCTTCAAGACGTGCCATTGGTTTGTTGGGACGCGCAGCCGGCGTCGCACCTTGCTTCGGCTCGCCGTTGCTATCCTCGTCATCCCTCTGTTCTTACAGTGGCTGCTCGCCTACGTCGTTGGTAGGGATGcgcggctgctgccgccggagctgctgcaggccaagAACGTCTTGATAGTCACGGCCCATCCTGATGACGAGTGCCTGTTCTTCTCGCCTGCCATCCTGGGCGTCCTTGACAGGAACCGGGCCATCAATGGCGGCTTGCTAGTTATGTCAACTGgttagttttatttttatttgcttttttcttgccttgattcttgtccttctcttGGCTCCATTTTCCCCGCATCCGCCGAGGCTTACAATTCGTCACCCTTGGCGTACACAAATAGGAAACAACTATGGCCTGGGCGAGACGCGCAAGCAAGAGCTAAAAGGCTCGTGCAGTGCTCTACGCATCAATCCATCGAGATGCGAGGCATTGGACCATCCGAGCCTTCAGGACAACCCCAAGGTGTGGTGGGATACGGATCTCATCAAATCCAAGGTCAAGGAATATGTCGACAAGTGGGAGGTTGACGCCGTAAGTACACACTACTCTGCTTCTTGCTTtgcccctctttttttccttgtttgcTTTACATTAGTTCTGCTTTTTTGCATCTCCTGTGTATGAGGCTGACACACTTCACTGTATAGATCATCACCTTTGACGAGGGCGGTGTGTCTGGACACATCAACCATCGCGCTGTGAGCGCAGCCGTGAGGTACGCCACCTTGTATCCTGCATTGCATACTCGCCTGGAGCGATGTAACACGCACACTATTGATAGTTCCTTCAACTGACTCGCCCGTCTAGTGAGTACGTGGCCGGTGATGAAAAGGCGCCGCCAGCATACAAGCTTGTCACCACGGCAGTTCTCAGGAAATACACTTTCTTGTTCGACTTGCCGTTGACGGCACTGTCTTTCTCGTGGAGAATCATCGCAGCCGTCTTCTATCCGACTGAGAAAGCAAGCTCCGAGCTTAGCTCCGAGGCGCTAATAGCCAATACCTGGCACCGGTATCAGAGGACGCGTAATGCCTTTGCAAGCCATGACAGCCAGTATTCGTGGGACCGCCACTTGTACATGATTCTCAGTCGATATGTGTGGTTCAACGATCTCAAGAGGATACCGGCCAAGGGAATGGCTTCGTGAACTGTATCCTACCATAGCGAGGCTCAAATTGACTTACTCATCCAAGTGTGAATGCAAGGTAGGGGTGAGCATGTATATGTGACATTCGACTACCTCGAATCTAACTTTCTACGGCGGCTACGGCAAGCTAAGGGACTTTGAGATCGAACTGCAATCCATCGTCAAGTCCACAGCTTCATAGCTGCTTCATGTTCGCCTCAGCCAACATCGCAGCTTATCCTCTGTGGCGCAATTGGCTAGCGCGTCTGACTGTTAATCAGGAGGTTGGAAGTTCGAGCCTTCCCGGAGGAGACACAAAAGCTagactcttctttttgggtGACGTCCAAtagtcttttctttttgctcatGTAAACGTTGAGCTGAAGTTTGCATGCGACTTGTTTTGAGTTGTCTAGTCATCGAGATGCATGGTGTTGCCACCAGCTAGCACGACAAGACCTGGGTAGTTGACGAAAGGATTCGCTTAACACTTTGCAGCAAGCTATGGCAACCACTAGTTTGCCAATATACGTGTATCCCTGATCCTTACAACGGCAAGGCAGAGCTACCAGCAGCCTGGCTGTACTTTTACAAGAGTCCACTCCCTATTAACGAACCACGCTATTGAAGCGTCGGCACTGATACGTCGTAAACATCCTTAATTCTAAGATTAATTTGTTTGCCGGGCTCCAGGATTCACAAACCACGCCGGTCTTCAAGCTGAATACCAAGAGAGAATGGAAGCCAAGTGACATCCTTGGTCATGCATTAGTCACAGGGCTAGTCCCACTTGGACGAAGAGAAAacgctgaagctgaaaaaaGGGCTGACAGCAGTTTGCTACGGGGAGCAAGGGTTAGGACTCAAGCTAACGCAACACGACGACGCtttctataattaaataGTACTAACAGCAACGGACTGAGTCCAGCCCAACAGTCGAGGGCGTTCGACGTCAGGCATGAGCATCACGATCATTCGGCAGTCATAAGACTATTGCTCCATTTTGCTTCGTGTCACATATAGAGCACGGAGAAGTAGACGCCAGCTCAGTGGGCCCCCCTGTTTTTACCGCCTTTGTCCGCAATCAGGCCCCTTACTGCAGCCCTACATATGGAGTTGTTGCTTT from Trichoderma atroviride chromosome 3, complete sequence encodes the following:
- a CDS encoding uncharacterized protein (EggNog:ENOG41~CAZy:GT32~TransMembrane:2 (i20-39o302-318i)), whose protein sequence is MIKERATIFGDTVEKRARTFFWLTIVSFASAVFLFRHLLYTSWTLAALPAYWPIHRDTFILSQERDNFDVTFSNYSINQVSAAPYEDVVPPILHHIALGKHSTNWRTEWKETVQSCVDMHPGWEANIWTDDKASKFVEEKFPDLKEMWDSYTYPVERIDALRYMLLYEYGGVVLDMDLKCTRALGPLRRFDFVAPEAHPVGFSVGFMMSSKRNQFIGDVVRNLATYNKHWLGLPYATVMFSTGCHYASVIHAFESDRSDLKILPGPLHSLNGRVTTPIFEHLGSSSWHSYDARFITSLGRRLHQIVFFCVGVVLALIVRRRLILRRVWWNFKGDRSFV
- a CDS encoding uncharacterized protein (TransMembrane:1 (i27-49o)), with translation MARKIRDSTIFKTCHWFVGTRSRRRTLLRLAVAILVIPLFLQWLLAYVVGRDARLLPPELLQAKNVLIVTAHPDDECLFFSPAILGVLDRNRAINGGLLVMSTGNNYGLGETRKQELKGSCSALRINPSRCEALDHPSLQDNPKVWWDTDLIKSKVKEYVDKWEVDAIITFDEGGVSGHINHRAVSAAVSEYVAGDEKAPPAYKLVTTAVLRKYTFLFDLPLTALSFSWRIIAAVFYPTEKASSELSSEALIANTWHRYQRTRNAFASHDSQYSWDRHLYMILSRYVWFNDLKRIPAKGMAS